One Astatotilapia calliptera chromosome 1, fAstCal1.2, whole genome shotgun sequence DNA segment encodes these proteins:
- the cart3 gene encoding cocaine- and amphetamine-regulated transcript protein-like, protein MLPCTGTMQSSRLLSGALLCALLLLSSAAGAEVLDSESEEELSPRALRDFYPKGPNLTSEKQLLGALQEVLEKLQAKRLPLWEKKFGQVPTCDIGEQCAVRKGARIGKMCDCPRGAFCNFFLLKCL, encoded by the exons ATGCTGCCGTGCACTGGGACCATGCAGAGCTCCAGGCTGCTCAGCGGGGCGCTCCTGTGCGCATTGCTGCTGCTCTCCAGCGCCGCTGGAGCCGAAGTGTTGGACTCCGAGTCCGAGGAGGAGCTGAGCCCCAGAGCCCTGCGCGACTTCTACCCCAAAGGTCCGAACCTGACCAGCGAGAAGCAGCTG CTCGGAGCTCTCCAAGAAGTTTTGGAAAAGCTGCAGGCTAAACGGCTGCCTTTATGGGAAAAGAAATTTGGCCAAGTCCCAAcg tgtGACATCGGGGAGCAGTGCGCCGTGCGGAAAGGCGCTCGAATCGGCAAGATGTGCGACTGTCCCCGGGGAGCTTTCTGCAACTTCTTCCTGCTGAAGTGCTTATGA